The genomic DNA AATGACCTCATCGACGATGCGCTTGAGGCCAGCTGCGTCGGCAAAGACCGGAGTCAGGTCCTTGAACGAAATGCCGGGAGATGGATAGTCCGGGACGACGGCGGCCAGCCGGTCGAGCAGGTCAGTGATGGGCTCTTCTGCAGAATTCACGCGACTACTTTAGCGGCTCGAGCCGGCGAGCGTTTCAGCCGCGAACTCACGCAGGGGTGCGACCTGGCGCTTCAACTCCTCGAGCTGAGCGGCGACGGCGGTCGGCCCCGTGCCGCCCTGCGAGCTGCGAGAGTTCAGCGAGCCTTCGGTCGTCAGAACCGAGCGGACCTCTGGCGTGAGCGCCGGAGAAATCGCCGCGTATTCCTCATCCGTGAGGTCCCACAGCTCGACGCCGCGGGACTCGGCCACCTGGACGGCCTCACCAGAGAGCTCGTGGGCCTCACGGAACGGCACGCCCTGCCGGACCAGCCACTCGGCGATATCCGTGGCGAGCGCGAAGCCCTGCGGGGCAAGCTCGGCCATGCGCTCGGTATGGAACGTCAAGGTGGCCACCATGCCAGAGACCGCCGGTAGCAGCAGCTCGAGCGAGTCGGCGGCATCGAACACCGGCTCCTTATCCTCCTGCAGGTCCCGGTTATAGGCGAGCGGCAGGCCCTTGAGCGTGGCGAGCAGGCCGGCGTGGTCGCCGATGATGCGGCCGGACTTGCCGCGGGCAAGCTCGGCGACATCGGGGTTCTTCTTCTGCGGCATGATGGACGACCCGGTCGAGTAGGAGTCGTGCAGCGTCACGAAGGACGCTTCCTTGGTGGCCCAGAAGATGACCTCCTCGGAGATCCGGGAGAGGTCGACGCCGATCATCGAGGCGACCCACGTGAACTCCGCAAAGATGTCGCGCGCTGCGGTGCCGTCGATCGAGTTCCACACGGCCGAGTCGAAGCCGAGGTCATCTGCGACGGCGTTCGGGTCCAGACCCAAGGAGGAGCCGGCCAGCGCGCCGGAGCCGTACGGGGATACGGCGGCGCGGCGGTCCAGGTCCGTCAGGCGCTGCACGTCCCGCAGCATGGCCCACGCGTGGGCCAGCAGATGGTGGGACAGCAGCACCGGCTGGGCGTGCTGCAGGTGCGTGCGGCCGGGCATCGGGGCGTACGGGTGCGCCTCGGCCTGAGCGATGAACGCGTCGATCACATCCAGCAGGCCGTCAGCGATGAGGCGCGAGTGGTCGCGGATGAACATGCGGCCCATCGTCGCGATCTGGTCGTTGCGGGAGCGGCCGGCGCGCAGTTTGCCGCCGAGGGCGGGACCGGCCCGTTCGATCAGGCCGCGCTCGAGCGAACCGTGCACGTCCTCGTCACTCTCGGCCGGGACGTAGGCGCCCGAGACGACGTCGGCCTCGAGCTGGTCCAGCGCGGCGATCATTCCCTCGAGCTCCTCGTCCGAGAGGAGCTCCACGCGGTGCAGGACGCGGGCGTGGGCACGCGAGCCGGCGATGTCGTACTTCGCCAGGCGCCAGTCAAAGTCCGTGGATTTGGACAGCGCCGCGAGGGCGTCCGCCGGACCGCCAGCGAAGCGGCCTCCCCACAGTGAGCCCTCGTTGGTGCCTGCTGCCTTGCTACCGGTCTGCTCGGTCATCGCCCCTGCTTTCAGTGGTCACCGCGCGTCGTGACAATCTCGGCGCGGTTGGAAACTTTATTCATAAGTGTACATAAGTATGCACGGGCCGCAACGCGGCCCATCGCGAACCACGACGACGGCGCGCACCGCCGTCGCGCCCTGCCCGAGCGCGGTTCGTACTAGTGGGTATCGGCTAGGGCGAGGAATTTCGCGGCGACGTCCTCGCCTCCCGCGGGATCGCGCGTGACGAGCATGATCGTGTCATCGCCGGCGAGCGTGCCGAGGACCTCCGGCAGCACGGAGTGATCGATCGCCGAGGCGAGGAAGTTCGCCGCGCCGGGCGGGGTGCGCAGCACCACGATGTTCCCGCTGACCTCAGCGGTGACCAACAGCTCAGCGCAGAGCTTCGCCAGGCGCGCGTCGAGGACCTCCTGCTTGACGCCGATCTGCGGGCTGCGGTCACCGCCCTCGGCGCGCACCGCATACACCAGTCCCCCGTCGACCCCGCGCACCCGGATGGCACCCAACTCCACGAGATCCCGGGACAGCGTGGCCTGGGTGACCTGCAGCCCCTCGGCCGCGAGCAGCTGAGCCAGCTCGGCCTGCGAGCGCACGGCCTCAACGCCGAGGATCGCCTTGATGCGCTCCTGGCGGGCGATTTTCGTGGAGGGCTGGACGGAGGAACTCATCGCTCGAGCCCCGCTTCCACCCGGGTGGCCTGCCCGGATGCGGCCAGCAACCATGCCATGAGCGCCTTTTGAGCGTGGAGCCGGTTTTCTGCCTCGTCCCAGACGACGGACTGCGGGCCGTCGATCACGTCGGCAGCGATCTCGAAGCCGCGGTAGGCCGGCAGGCAGTGCAAGACGATCGCCTCAGGAGCGGCCTGGCCCAGAAGGTCTTTGGTGAGCGCGTAGTCGCCGAAGAGCTTGAGGCGCTCCTCCTTCTCGTCCTCCTGGCCCATCGAGATCCACGTGTCGGTGGCGACGACGTCGGCCCCGTCCACCGCTGCAGCGGCGTCGGTGGTGACGGTGACCGAGCCACCGGTTTCGGCGGCGCGGGCACGCCCGGCGGCAACGACGTCGTCCGCGGGCAGGTACCCCTCCGGCCCGGCGAGGCGGACGTGCATGCCAGCGGTCACGCCGGCGAGGAGGTAGGAGGCGGCCATGTTGTTGGCCGCGTCGCCGAGGTAGGTCATGGTCAGGCCGGCGAGTTGGCCCTTGTGCTCGCGTACGGTGAGCAGGTCGGCGAGCAGCTGGCACGGGTGGTAGTCGTCGGAGAGCGCGTTGATCACCGGGACTGTGGAGTACTTGGCCATTTCCTCCAGGCCGGACTGGGCGTACGTGCGCCACACGATCGCCGAGACCATGCGGGAGAAGACGCGCGCCGAATCCGCGTAGGACTCCTTGTGGCCGATCTGCGACTCCCCCGGGTTGATGATCAGGGGGTTGCCGCCGAGCTCGGCGATGCCGGCGGCGAAGGACACGCGCGTGCGGGTGGACGTCTTATCGAAGATCACCGCGGCGGTGCGCGGCCCGGCGAGCGGCTGGGCGGCGAAGCGGTCCGCCTTCATGGCCAGGGCCAAGTCCAGGATCTCTGCCTGCTCAGCCTGCGTGATGTCGGTATCGGCGAGGAAGTGCCTCACGGTTTTCATGCTGTCTCCTGTGTTGCGGACGCGTAGATACCGCCGAGGGCGGCGGCGAACGAGCGCAGCTCGTCCTCGGTCATGATGAGCGGCGGGGCGAGGCGGATCGTCGACGGGCCGGGGGCATTGATGATGTAACCGGCGTCGAGGGCGCGCTGGACGACGGCGGGCGCGACCGGTTCGGCGAGGTCGAACCCGATGAGCAGGCCGTACTGACGGACTTCGGTCACGAACTCGAGTGCCCCCAGTGCATCGGCCGCGGCGGCGCCAACGGAGCGGGCGTGGCCCAGCAGTCCCTGCTCCTCGATGACGTGCAGCGTGGCGAGCGCGGCGGCCGTGGCCACCGGGTTGCCGCCGAACGTGGTGCCATGCTGGCCCGCGGACAAGAGCGACGACGTCGCCTCCCCGAACGTGATGAGTGCACCGATCGGCAGGCCGCCACCAAGGCCCTTCGCCAGGGTCATGGCGTCCGGCTGCACCGGAGCCGAGGCAAACCAGTCGCCCGTGCGGCCGATCCCCGTCTGCACCTCGTCGAGAATCAGCAGGGCGCCGGCCTCGCGAGTGATCTGGCGGGCGGCGGCAAGGTAGCCGTCATCAAAACCGCGCACGCCCGCCTCACCCTGGACGGGCTCGATGAAGACGGCGGCTACCGTGTCGTCGACGGCGGCCCGGAGCGCGTCGGCGTCCCCGGCGGGGACCCACTCGACGCCGCCCGGCAGCGGCTCGAACGGCTCGCGGTACGCCTGCTTGTGGGTCAGGGCGAGCGCGCCCATCGAGCGGCCGTGGAACGCGTTTTCAAGCGCAATAATGCGGGTGCGCGGGCTCTCGTCCGTGCCGGCGTGGCGGCGGGCGAGCTTGAACGCGGCCTCGTTAGCTTCGGTCCCGGAGTTCGCGAAGAACACCTTGGACCCGGCCGGTGCCTCCGCGAGCTGCAGCAGGCGCTCCGCGAGCGCGATCTGCGGCGGGGAGGTGAAGAAGTTGGACACGTGGCCGAGCGTCGCGAGCTGGCTGGTCACCACCGACGTCAGCAGCGGGTGGGCGTGGCCGAGCGCGTTGACCGCGATGCCCGCCAACAGGTCCGTGTACTGCTTGCCGTCGGCGTCCCAGACCTTGGTGCCGGAGCCTCGGACCAAGACGCGCTGCGGGGTGCCGAAGACGCCCATGAGGGACTGGCCGTAACGCGCCAGCAGCTCATTGCCGGCACCACGGCCGACGGGAGTGCCGCCCTCACTCTTCGTCAGCGCGGACAGGCCGGCCAGCGCCTCCAGCGCGGCGCCGTCGTTCCCGCTGTCATCGGGTGTTACCTCGTTCATGCGTCGGCCTCCGGATCGGCGTCGGGAACCACCTGCGTGCCGATTCCGGCGGTGGTGAAGACTTCGAGAAGCATTGAGTGCGGCTGGCGTCCGTCGACGATGGCGGCGCGCCCCACCCCGGCGTCAACCGCCGCGAGGCAGGCCTCCATCTTGGGGATCATGCCGGATTCGAGGCGCGGCAGCAGGCTGCGCAGCTCGGAGGCCGTCAGCGACGAGACGAGCGAGTCCTGGTCCGGCCAATTCGAGTACAGCCCCTCGACGTCGGTCAGGACCACGAAGCGGGAGGCGCCGAGCGCTCCGGCAAGCGAGGCGGCGGCGGTGTCTGCGTTGACGTTGAGCACGGCGCCGGTCGGGTCGCCATCGACGAACTCGGGGGCGATCGAGGAGATCACCGGAATGCGCCCGGCCGAGATGAGGTCCTCGATCTGGCCGGGCTCGACGCCCGTGACCTCACCGACCAGGCCGAGGTCCACGGGCTCGCCGTCGACGACCGTGCCGGTGCGGGCCGCGCGAAGCAGCGCGCCGTCCTCGCCGGAGAGGCCGACGGCGTACCGGCCGTGCGAGTTAATCAGGCCAACGAGTTCGCGCTGGACCTGACCGGTGAGCACCATGCGGACCACGTCCATCGCCTCCGGCGTCGTCACGCGGAGGCCGCCGCGGAATTCGGACTCGATCCCCAGTTTGTCCAACATGGAATTGATCTGTGGGCCTCCTCCGTGCACGACGACCGGGTGGATGCCCGCGTGGTGCAAGAAGACGATGTCCTCGGCGAACGCGCGGCGCAGATCATCATTGATCATGGCGTTGCCGCCGTACTTGATGACCATGGTGGTGCCGGCGAAGCGCTGGATCCACGGCAAGGCCTCGATGAGGGCTTCGGCCTTGCGCTGGGCGGTCTGATGCTGGTGGGGTGCGGGAGCTTCCATGCTGATTCCTTAGCTGCTGTAAGCCGAGTTCTCGTGCACGTACTCGTGCGTGAGGTCGTTCGTCCAGAGAGTGGCCTCGTCCGCTCCGGCGTTCAAGTCGATCTCCACCAGCACCTCGCGCCCCGACAGGTCGACGAGGTCACGGTCGTCTCCAACCCCGCCGCCGCGGCACACCATCACCCCGTTGATGGACACGTCGATCTCGTCCGGCTCGAACGCCGCGTCGGTGGTGCCGACCGCCGAAAGGATGCGGCCCCAGTTGGGGTCTTGGCCAAAAATCGCGGTCTTGAAAAGGTTGGACCGGGCGACGGCCCGGGAGACGGTCTCCGCCTCGCCCTCGGTGGCCGCGTTCAGGGTGCGAATGGTGATGTTGTGCGCCGCACCCTCGGCGTCCCGGATCAATTGCAGGGCCAAGTCCGTGCAGACGGCCGTGAGACCGGCGGCGAACTCATCGGGCTCGGGCGTGACGCCCGAGGCGCCGGAAGCCATCAGGATCACGGTGTCGTTCGTGGACATGCAGCCATCCGAGTCGGCACGGTCGAAGCTGATGCGGCAGGCCGCGCGCAGCGCGGCGTCGAGCGTGTCCGGGTCCACGTCGGCATCCGTGGTGACGACCACGAGCATCGTGGCCAAACCCGGAGCCAGCATGCCAGCGCCCTTGGCCATGCCGCCGATGCTGTAGCCAGTCCCGGCGAACCCGGACTCCTTGGAGACCGTATCGGTGGTCATGATGGCCGCGGCAGCGGCACTGCCGCCGTCGTTCTCCGCCCCCGTGCCGAGCGCGGCCACGGCCGCGTCGACCCCGGGAATCAGCTGATCCATAGGCAGCTGGACGCCGATGAGGCCGGTGGAGCAGACCAGGGTATCCGTAGCGCTGACGCCGAGAGCGGCCGCGGTGTGCTCGGCGGTCCGGTGGGTGTTGCCGAAGCCCTCCGGGCCGGTGCAGGCGTTGGCGCCACCGGAATTGAGGACGACGGCGTCGGCGCGGCCATCGCTGATGACCTGCCGGGACCACAGCACGGGGGCTGCGGCGACCCGGTTCGAGGTGAAAACGGCCGCGGCGGCCTTGGACGGGCCGTCATTGACGACGACAGCGACGTCCCGGGCGCCGGTGGACTTCAGTCCGGCCGCCACGCCCGCGGCGCGGAAGCCAGCGGGCGCGGTGACACCGAACGGCCCGGAGTCGGCGGTGGAGGTGGCGGGTAGGTGGCTCACGGTGCGATCCCCTCGGCGGTCAGGCCCGTCATCTCCTCGATGCCGAGCGCAATGTTCATGGACTGGACAGCGCCCCCGGCGGTGCCCTTCGTCAGGTTGTCGATCGCGGCGACCACGATCACGCGGCCGACTCGCTCGTCCACGGCGACCTGCAGGTGGGCATGGTTGGAGCCGATGACCGACTTGGTGGCTGGCCACTGCCCCGCGGGCAAGAGGTGGACGAACGGCTCATCCGCGTAGGCCTCCTCCCACGCGGCGCGAATCTGCGCCGGACTGAGACCGGGTGCGGCCTTCGCGGTGGCCGTGGTCAGGATGCCGCGGGCCATGGGGGCGAGGGTCGGGGTGAAGGACACGCGCACCTCGGAGCCGGCGACTCGAGAGAGGCCCTGCTCGATTTCCGGGGTATGCCGGTGCACGCCACCGACGCCGTAGGGGCTCATGCCGCCCATGACTTCGGAGCCCAAGAGATGGGGCTTGAGGGACTTGCCGGCTCCGGAGGTGCCGGAGGCGGCGACGATGACGACGTCGTCGGTCTGCAGCACACCCGCGGCGAAGCCGGGCACGAGGGCGAGTTGGGCACTGGTCGGGTAGCACCCGGGGACGGCGACGCGGCGGGCGCCGGCGAGCGCGGCGCGGGCGCCAGGGAGCTCCGGCAGGCCGTAGGGCCACGTGCCCGCGTGATCGCTGCCGTAAAACTCCTCCCACGCAGCGGCAGACTCCAGCCGGTGATCCGCGCCGGCGTCGATCACCAAGGTGTCGGGGGACAGCTGCGCGGCAATCGCCCCGCTGGAGCCATGCGGCAGGGCAAGGAAGACGACGTCGTGCCCCGCCAGGTTCTCGGCCGTGGTGTCCACGAGCTCGCGTTCGGCGAGCGCGTGCAGGTGTGGCTGCAGGGAGCCGAGCTTCTGCCCGGCGTTGGAATGCGCGGTGATGGCGCCAATCTGCACCTCGGGGTGGCGGGCCAGCAGACGCAGGACTTCGCCGCCCGCGTACCCACTGGCCCCGGAAACGGCCGCTGTAATCGTCATGTCGACAGCATAGTCACAACTATGCACGATTGCTAATAATTATTCATTGCCATGTCTTTCATGACACTGCACGCCACACGCGGCGCGGCAGGGTCACCGTGGACCATAGACTGAGGCCGCGCCGTACGCCCGCTCAGCGAAGGAACAGGAGTCACCATGCCATCCACCGCGCACTACGCCGTTCACGCCCCCACGCCCGGCGGGCCCGAGGTCCTGACGCGCACAGAGATTCAGGCCCCGACCCCGGGCCCCGGGGAAATCGCCCTCGCCGTTGCCGCCGTGGGCGTCAACTTCATCGAGACCTACCAGCGCAGCGGCGTCTACCCCGTCGACTTCCCGTTCACCCCGGGGACCGAGGCCGCCGGCACGGTCTCGGCGGTCGGCGAGGGCGTCACGCGCTTCGCGGTTGGCGACCGCGTCGCCACGGCCGAGGGCATCGGAACGTACGCCACCGCCGTCGTGCTGGACGCCGAACGGGCCGTCCCCGTCCCGGATTCCGTTCCGGACGACGTCGCCGCGGCCGTCGCTCTGCAAGGGTTCACCGCTCACTACCTCGTCAACTCCAGCTACCGGGTGCATGAGGGCGACATCATCCTGACCTACGCCGGGGCCGGCGGCGTCGGCGGGCTGCTCACCCAGCTCCTGAAACTGCGCGGTGCGACGGTCATCACCACCGCGTCCACCGAGGCGAAGGCCGAACTGGCCCGCGAGGCGGGCGCCGATTACGTGGTGGGGTACGACGACGTGGCCGCCACAGTTGCCTCGGTCACCGGCGGGCGCGGCGTAGACGCGGTCTACGACGGCATTGGCCAAGACACCTTTGACGGCTCGCTGGCCGCGCTGAGGACGCGCGGCACGCTGGTGCTCTTCGGCGGCGCGTCCGGACAAGTCCCGCCCGTGGACTTACAACGCTTGAATGCGGCGGGCTCCGTCTTCGTCACTCGCCCGAAGCTCGCGGACCACCTACTGGACGCCGAGGAACGGGCGTGGCGGGCCCGGGAAATCTTCGGTCTCGTCGCGTCCGGAGACCTGACGGTACGCATCGGGGCGACCTTCCCGCTGGCCGAGGCAGGGCGCGCCCACGCCGATCTGGAAGCGCGCCGGACCACTGGCAAGCTTCTGCTGCTGCCGTAGGCGCCCCACCGCGATTGCGGGCGAGGCCGCCTAGCCCGGTGGCGAGTGGCGCTAGTTCGGGGACAGTACCACACCGGCGCGCAGGGAGGGAAGGGCGTGAGCCTCAGCTTCGGTGCCGACCGCGGCGATGCGCGTGCCCAACGCGCCGAGGCTGCCCGCCCATTCGCGGAAACGCTCCCCCGCCCCGTCGCGCCCGGGACCCCAATCCACGGGATCTTCCCGCTCGGCAGCGGCGGGCGGTACCTCCCGATGATGCGGCGCCGGCACCATCCCGTGACCCACGGCTTTGCCACGGGCCTCAATGAGGGCCCACCGGCGGGCCGCCTCACGCGCACGCAGCGCGTCCGGCAGCAGCCGCAGCAACGCCACCTGACGATCGTCGAAAATTCCCTGCCACTCGTCGATGGGTGCACAGACGTCGACGCCCAAAACACGGTCCCCAGGTGCCACGCCGACCAGGAGCCACCCCTGGGTGAGTCCCGACGCGACCCGCGTCGGCCCGCCAGCGCCTGACGCTACGGGGACATCCACGCGGGAATAGCTCAGGCTCAACGGCAGGGTCTCCGAATCCCACCGCACCAGCGGCTGGCCATGTGCGCTGGGGCCGCACCGCGGGCACCGTCCGGCGAGCTCGATCCGGCCCGGATCAGCGACCGCAGCGGCGCCCAGATGCGCGGCAAGAGCGAACCGGACTCCTAGGCGACCCGCCAGAAACCGCGCCCGGGACGCGCCGTCGTCGTAGGCGGCGGCCCGCTCGGCTTCTGCCGGCGAGAGCCACGCCTCGGGCAAGCCCGCGCCGAGTGAAAGGGGCACGGCGATCAAGGTGGCCTCGGGCGTCGTCACGGTTTCTCCCTACCGCCCGGCGGCAGGCCCGTCCCGATCGGAAATGTCGGCAAGGGTGGCCCCAAAATGGGCGACGACGTCGTCCGCGGCCAGGCTCATGCCAGCACCGTGCGCGCCAGCCCCGAGGGAAATCGTGCGCCCCGCGATGAACGCGTCCGCAATCACGGGCAACGGAGTGAGCGTGCCGAAGGGCGTGATGGTGCCGCGTTCGTACCCCGTCACGCGCTGCGCCTCGGCCGCGTCCGGCATCGACAGGCGGTTCGTCCCCAGCACAGCCCGCAGCTTGGGCCAAGAAAACGTGCGATCCCCCGGCACCAAGACGAGGACGTAGTCGTCCTCGCCGCGGCGCACCACGAGCGTCTTGATGAGGTCTCGCGGTTCAACGCCCCGGGCAGCCGCTGCCTCGGCGATGTTCGCCACGCGTCCGTGGCGCGTCGTCGTCACCTCGAGGCCGGCCGCGCGGGCCGCGGCGACGGCTGGTGTGTCCACGTCGGTCATGGCCTCATCCTACGGCGGGCCCGGTCCTGCCGCAGCCCTGAGGCACGAACGACGACGGCGCCCGTGCCACCGGGGAGGTGGACCGGGCGCCGTGGCGCCGGGGACGGGACGGGCCCCTAGCGCTGAACCGCCCCGTGGCGCTCGGCGGCCAGACGGACGGCGGACTCGCGTGCGGCGGAGGCCTCGTCGGCGGTCAGCGTCCGGTCCTCCGCGCGGAAGCGCAGCCCGAAGGCCAGCGACTTCTTGCCATCCTCGATGCCGGTGCCCGAATAGACGTCGAACAAGTGGACGTCTTCCAGCAGCTCGCCGGCGCCTTCGCGCAGGGTCTGCAGCACCTCGTCGGCCACGGTGTCCGCGGCGACCACGAGGGCCACGTCCTGCGTGGAGACCGGGAACGTGGAGATCGGCTGGGCGACGATCACGTCGGCTGCAGCCTCCATGACGGCCTCGAGGTTGAGCTCGAACGCGGCCGTGCGCTCCGGCAGGTCCTGCTCCTTGAGCAGGTGCGGGTGCAGCTCGCCGGCGAAGCCGACGAGTGCGCCGTTGCGCAGTTCCAGCCGCGCGGTACGGCCCGGGTGGAACGCCTGGTGCTGGCCCTGCGCCACCAGCAGATCGACGCCGAGCAACTCGGCGACGGTGCGGGCGGCGCCCAGCGCGTCGGACCATTCCCACACCCGCGGGGCGAACCCGGCGGCCGGCTGGGCCTCGCGGCCGGTCAGCACAGCGCCGACGTGCCACGGCTGGTTCGGGATGCCCGCGTACAGCTCGTCGAGCACCTCGTCGGCCGGCTTCGCGCCGAGCGGCGGCAGGACGGCGGAACCGAGCTGCTCGCCCGGCTCGAACACGAGGCCTGCTTCATACAGCGCCAGATCGCGGAAGCCGCGCGCGTGGTTGCGCTTGGCGGCCTCCAGCAGGCCCGGTAGCAGGGAGCGGCGCAGGTAACCGAACTCGGAGGAGATCGGGTTCGCCAGCTGGACCGCGGCGACTTTCTGCCCCTCCTCGGCCGTCCCGAACAGATTGTTCTGCGCGGTGGAGACGAACGGGTAGTTGAGCACCTCGGTCAGGCCAGCATCCGCTAGGCCCTGGACGGCACGACGGCGCTGCTGCTGAGCGCGCGTCAGGCCACGGCCGGGAGGGGCCACGGGAAGGGTCGCCGGGATCTGGTCGTAGCCGACCAGGCGGGCGATCTCCTCGACGAGGTCCTCCGGGATGGTTAGGTCAGGCCGCCACGTGGGAGCGGTGACCCGCAGGCCGCCGTCGTACTCTTCCACCTCGGCGCCGATACCGGCGAGCGCGGAGCGCTCCTGCTCACGCGTGTAATCGATCCCGATGAGGCGGGCGGCGAAGCCGTCCGGCAGGTCGATGACGACGGCGTCCGGCGCTTGCTGCGCGTCGGTTACTTCGGTCTCGGCGGTGCCGCCGGCGAGTTCGACCAGCAGGTCGATGGCGCGCTGGGCTGCCACGGGTGCGAGGGCGAAGTCGACGCCGCGCTCGTTGCGCTTGGAGGCCTCCGACGGCAGCTTATGGCGGCGCCGGGTGCGGCCCATCGACACCGCGTCGAAGTGCGCGGACTCGACGAGGACGCTCGTGGTGGACGAGTCGACCTCGGTTTCCGCGCCGCCCATGACACCGGCGAGGCCGATGGCGCCGCGGTCGTCCGTGATGAGGAGGTCCTCAGCGGAGAGCGCCCGCTCCTTGTCGTCGAGGGTCGTGAGCTTCTCGCCGGCGTCGGCGCGGCGCACCACGATGGGGCCGCGCAGCTTCTCCGCGTCATAGAAGTGCAGCGGCTGACCGAGCTCGAGCATGACGTAGTTGGAGATGTCCACCACGAGGGAGATCGAGCGCATACCGGCCAGGCGGAGGCGGGAGGCCATCCACTGCGGGGTCGGCCGCGTCGGGTCGATGCCGGTGACCTTGCGGGCCACGAACCGATCGCAGCCGGGCACGCCGTAGATCGGTGCCTGATCCTCAAGACGCACGGGGTAGCCCTCACCCGTCGGTTCGGCGACCTCGACCCGGCTGACCGGGTCGACGTACTCGGTGCGGGTGGCCAGCGCGTATTCGCGGGCGACGCCGCGGATCGAGAAGCAGTAGCCGCGGTCCGGGGTCACGTTGATCTCGGCGGCCTCGTCGTTCAGGGCGAAGAGCTCGAAGACGTCGGTGCCCGGCTCGGCGTCGAGGCCGAAGTCGGAGAGCACCATGATGCCGTCGTGCTCCTCACCGAGTCCGAGCTCGCGCACGGAGGCGATCATGCCGGCCGAGACGTGGCCGTAGGTCTTCCGCGGCGAAATGCGGAAGTCGCCCGGCAGCACGGCGCCCGGCAGGGTCACCACCACCTTGTCCCCGACCTCGAAATTGTGGGCGCCGCAGACGATGCCCTGCACGCCGGACGGGTCGATCCCGTCGCCGGTGAGGGTCTGCTCCTGACCCTCCGGCACCACGCGGACCTGGCACCAGTTAATGGTTTTGCCGTTCTTCTGCGGCTCCTTCTCGAGGGAGAGGACCTCGCCGACGACGATCGGGCCCGTGAGCTCGTCTGTGGGGCGGTGCACGTCCTCCTCTTCGAGGCCGACCTTCACGAGGTCTGCCATGACGTCTTCGGCCGTCGCGCCGGCCGGTACCTGCGCGTACTCGCGCAGCCAAGAAAGCGGAATACGCATACGTTAGATCTCCATCCCGAAGTGCTGGCTGAAGCGGACGTCGCCCTCGATCATGTCGCGCATGTCGGAGACGTCGTTACGGAACATCAGGGTGCGCTCGACGCCCATGCCGAACGCGAACCCGGAATACTCCTCCGGGTCGATGCCTGCGGCGCGCAGGACGTTGGGGTTGACCATGCCGCAGCCGCCCCACTCGATCCACCGCGGGCCACCCTTGGCACCCGGGTGCCAGATGTCCAGCTCGGCGCTCGGCTCGGTGAACGGGAAGTAGGCCGGGCGCAGACGGATCTGCGCTTCCGCGCCGAACATCTGCCGGGCAAAGTGCTCCAGCGTGCCCCGCAGATCGGCCATGGTCAGCCCCTTGTCGACCGCGAGCCCCTCGAACTGGTGGAACACCGGGGTGTGCGTCGCGTCCAGTTCGTCCGTGCGGAACGTCCGGCCGGGGCACAGCACGTAGAGCGGGAGGTCGCGCTCGAGCATGGAGCGTACCTGCACGGGAGACGTGTGCGTGCGCAAGACGAGGTGCGCGTCGGCGGGCTCCACGAAGAAGGTGTCTTGCATCTCGCGGGCTGGGTGATCCGGTTTGAAGTTGAGAGCATCGAAATTGAACCACTCCGAGTCGACCTCGGGGCCCTCGGCGATCTCCCAGCCCATCCCGACGAAGATGTCGGAGACTCGATCCTGCAGGACGGACAGTGGGTGCCGGGCCCCGGCACGACGGCGGCGCGGAGCCGCCGTGACATCGACGGCCTCTTCCGCGAGGATGCGCTCGGCCTCTTCGGCCTCGAGTACCTCGGTGCGCGCGGCGAGCGCCTTGTTGAGGCGGCCACGCGAGCCGCCGACCAGCTTGCCCGCAACAGCCTTTTCCGACTTGTCGAGCTGGCCGATCTGCCGGTTCGCGAGCGCGAGCGGGGACTTGTCACCGGTATGCGCGATCCGGGCGGCCTTCAACTCGTTCAGGTCGCCGGCGGCCTCGAAGGCGGCGAGCGCCGCCTCGACGGCGGCGGTGACGGCCGCCTCGTCGGTG from Zhihengliuella flava includes the following:
- the pheT gene encoding phenylalanine--tRNA ligase subunit beta translates to MRIPLSWLREYAQVPAGATAEDVMADLVKVGLEEEDVHRPTDELTGPIVVGEVLSLEKEPQKNGKTINWCQVRVVPEGQEQTLTGDGIDPSGVQGIVCGAHNFEVGDKVVVTLPGAVLPGDFRISPRKTYGHVSAGMIASVRELGLGEEHDGIMVLSDFGLDAEPGTDVFELFALNDEAAEINVTPDRGYCFSIRGVAREYALATRTEYVDPVSRVEVAEPTGEGYPVRLEDQAPIYGVPGCDRFVARKVTGIDPTRPTPQWMASRLRLAGMRSISLVVDISNYVMLELGQPLHFYDAEKLRGPIVVRRADAGEKLTTLDDKERALSAEDLLITDDRGAIGLAGVMGGAETEVDSSTTSVLVESAHFDAVSMGRTRRRHKLPSEASKRNERGVDFALAPVAAQRAIDLLVELAGGTAETEVTDAQQAPDAVVIDLPDGFAARLIGIDYTREQERSALAGIGAEVEEYDGGLRVTAPTWRPDLTIPEDLVEEIARLVGYDQIPATLPVAPPGRGLTRAQQQRRRAVQGLADAGLTEVLNYPFVSTAQNNLFGTAEEGQKVAAVQLANPISSEFGYLRRSLLPGLLEAAKRNHARGFRDLALYEAGLVFEPGEQLGSAVLPPLGAKPADEVLDELYAGIPNQPWHVGAVLTGREAQPAAGFAPRVWEWSDALGAARTVAELLGVDLLVAQGQHQAFHPGRTARLELRNGALVGFAGELHPHLLKEQDLPERTAAFELNLEAVMEAAADVIVAQPISTFPVSTQDVALVVAADTVADEVLQTLREGAGELLEDVHLFDVYSGTGIEDGKKSLAFGLRFRAEDRTLTADEASAARESAVRLAAERHGAVQR
- the pheS gene encoding phenylalanine--tRNA ligase subunit alpha; protein product: MSDASSASTDATETTSGESAPATPAVPHPTDEAAVTAAVEAALAAFEAAGDLNELKAARIAHTGDKSPLALANRQIGQLDKSEKAVAGKLVGGSRGRLNKALAARTEVLEAEEAERILAEEAVDVTAAPRRRRAGARHPLSVLQDRVSDIFVGMGWEIAEGPEVDSEWFNFDALNFKPDHPAREMQDTFFVEPADAHLVLRTHTSPVQVRSMLERDLPLYVLCPGRTFRTDELDATHTPVFHQFEGLAVDKGLTMADLRGTLEHFARQMFGAEAQIRLRPAYFPFTEPSAELDIWHPGAKGGPRWIEWGGCGMVNPNVLRAAGIDPEEYSGFAFGMGVERTLMFRNDVSDMRDMIEGDVRFSQHFGMEI